The proteins below come from a single Nitrospirota bacterium genomic window:
- a CDS encoding putative toxin-antitoxin system toxin component, PIN family, with protein sequence MIAVFDTNVLIAAIITEGVCAKLLHRARSREFSLVSCPFIMAEIRRILSKKFRLSHDETASAMEPVSEAIDHVIKHNVKITDICRDADDDNVLACALAAKAAYLVTGDADLLVLKNFRGVKIITPRDFEALFD encoded by the coding sequence ATGATTGCCGTATTTGACACTAATGTGCTCATTGCGGCAATCATCACAGAAGGGGTTTGCGCAAAATTATTGCACAGGGCCCGCAGCCGGGAATTTTCGCTCGTCTCATGCCCGTTCATTATGGCCGAAATCCGGCGCATCCTCTCAAAGAAATTTCGCCTTTCACATGATGAAACAGCTTCAGCAATGGAGCCTGTCAGCGAGGCTATTGACCATGTCATTAAGCACAACGTCAAAATTACGGACATTTGCAGGGATGCCGATGACGACAACGTCCTCGCCTGCGCTCTCGCGGCTAAGGCGGCGTATCTTGTAACAGGAGATGCTGATCTGCTTGTGCTGAAAAACTTTAGAGGCGTCAAAATCATCACTCCAAGGGACTTTGAAGCATTGTTTGATTGA
- a CDS encoding CopG family transcriptional regulator: MRTVLSVSLPENMSEELDRFAKGTGRNKSDIVKESLSLFLWETKLRAVQKKLGPKAKKLGIVSEEDVFKAIS, encoded by the coding sequence ATGAGAACAGTATTATCTGTCAGCCTGCCTGAAAACATGTCCGAGGAACTCGATAGGTTTGCAAAAGGCACAGGGCGCAACAAGAGCGACATCGTAAAGGAGTCTCTAAGTCTGTTCCTGTGGGAAACAAAGCTCAGGGCAGTGCAGAAAAAGCTCGGCCCAAAGGCAAAGAAACTCGGCATCGTCAGTGAAGAGGATGTTTTTAAAGCGATATCATGA
- a CDS encoding cupin domain-containing protein, with product MTKKKTPISCDWIAGHMPVKGKKTNKSRLYKHSGKFRWQGIKAEKYKLISGDWADIARQTLIGNKEETAKFHVRYFEIAPGGCSSFERHKHEHVVICVRGKGKAIAGKKSHILNFLDTLYMSPNTPHQLRNPFKAPFGFFCIVNARRDKPKTLKHKCA from the coding sequence ATGACTAAGAAGAAAACTCCGATATCATGCGACTGGATAGCTGGGCATATGCCTGTTAAAGGGAAAAAGACCAACAAGAGCAGACTCTACAAACACAGCGGCAAATTCAGATGGCAGGGGATAAAGGCCGAGAAATATAAGCTGATCAGTGGAGACTGGGCAGATATTGCGAGACAGACATTAATCGGAAATAAAGAGGAGACAGCTAAGTTTCATGTCAGGTATTTTGAGATAGCGCCCGGCGGCTGCAGCAGTTTTGAGAGGCATAAGCACGAGCATGTGGTTATATGCGTGAGAGGCAAAGGCAAGGCTATTGCCGGAAAGAAAAGTCATATCCTGAACTTTCTTGATACGCTTTACATGTCTCCAAACACACCGCATCAATTAAGGAATCCGTTTAAAGCGCCATTCGGATTTTTCTGCATAGTCAACGCAAGAAGAGACAAGCCGAAGACATTGAAACATAAATGTGCTTGA
- a CDS encoding ABC transporter permease, protein MNITKLVLKNITRRKGRFIFTLLGITIGIASFVTLLSLGGSLKNEIKKQASELGANLIVTPKGWCAYEQVSVLTGEQLPEAIPFDVVKKISAIKGLKAVPYLTERTAIKNNPVPVIGILPDEMKAFKGWDIEKGEYFSSKDEKAVIIGSGIAQQFKLNPMNELTIRGEKFPVKGVLKETGSKDDIAIFMPLSVAQRLYSAGDKVSFIAVKVDDISKTDEYILRIQETSNVAVVSDKQLLKSVLSIVGTVSLTLQLIAAVAILAAAFGIINTMMTTIYERKREIGILQAIGAKKVTIFKVFLLESGFYGLLGGIIGVASGLVFSSIASPYISQNEFTAFLKGSEVAVAFDLRLVLWSLIFSLFVSLVSGLYPAWRASRLTPVEAISYE, encoded by the coding sequence ATGAATATCACAAAACTCGTATTAAAGAATATCACACGCAGAAAGGGAAGGTTTATCTTCACACTTCTCGGAATAACCATCGGGATAGCCTCTTTTGTAACCCTCTTATCCCTTGGAGGTAGTCTAAAAAACGAGATTAAAAAACAGGCAAGTGAACTTGGTGCAAATCTTATCGTAACACCCAAGGGCTGGTGCGCCTATGAGCAGGTCTCGGTCTTAACAGGGGAGCAGCTGCCTGAGGCAATACCTTTTGATGTAGTGAAAAAGATATCTGCCATAAAAGGGCTGAAAGCGGTCCCCTATCTTACAGAGAGGACAGCAATAAAAAACAATCCTGTCCCTGTAATCGGCATCCTTCCTGATGAGATGAAGGCATTTAAGGGATGGGATATAGAGAAAGGCGAATACTTCTCTTCAAAGGATGAAAAGGCCGTTATCATTGGCTCAGGCATCGCACAGCAGTTCAAATTGAATCCTATGAATGAGTTAACAATTAGGGGAGAGAAATTTCCTGTGAAGGGAGTTCTTAAAGAAACAGGGAGTAAGGATGACATTGCTATATTCATGCCCCTTTCGGTTGCACAGAGACTTTACAGTGCGGGTGATAAAGTCTCATTTATAGCGGTAAAGGTGGATGATATTTCAAAGACGGATGAGTATATACTGAGGATTCAGGAAACCTCCAATGTCGCCGTGGTCTCTGATAAACAACTCCTTAAATCTGTGCTTTCTATTGTAGGCACTGTCAGCCTTACCCTTCAGCTTATTGCAGCGGTTGCCATTCTTGCCGCAGCCTTTGGGATCATAAATACTATGATGACTACAATTTACGAGAGAAAGCGTGAGATAGGGATTCTCCAAGCCATCGGAGCAAAGAAGGTCACAATCTTTAAGGTCTTTCTCCTTGAGTCAGGTTTCTATGGCCTTCTTGGAGGCATCATTGGAGTGGCTTCAGGTCTTGTCTTTTCTTCCATCGCCTCTCCTTATATATCCCAGAATGAGTTTACTGCCTTCTTAAAAGGTTCAGAGGTTGCTGTAGCCTTTGATTTAAGACTTGTCCTTTGGTCATTGATTTTCTCCCTTTTTGTCTCTCTCGTCTCAGGGCTTTACCCTGCATGGAGGGCGTCAAGACTCACACCAGTGGAGGCGATAAGCTATGAATGA
- a CDS encoding ABC transporter ATP-binding protein → MNDMIIKTENLIKTYNSGKVKTSALKGISLEIPRGTFSCIIGPSGHGKSTLMHLLGGLDRPTDGRVFVEGMDITRLSNSKLADLRAEKIGFVFQFFNLLQNLTAEENVETAMMFSKNRNKYKEKASGLLSLVGLSDKLDAKPSELSGGQQQRVAIARALANDPDILLMDEPTGNLDSESETEVIGHISELHKKGKTIVIVTHNGEIAKKAEMVFNIRDGKLKG, encoded by the coding sequence ATGAATGATATGATCATCAAAACAGAAAATCTGATCAAAACCTACAACTCCGGCAAGGTGAAAACTTCTGCACTGAAGGGCATCAGCCTTGAGATACCGAGGGGAACATTTTCATGCATTATAGGGCCATCAGGTCATGGAAAAAGTACATTGATGCATCTTTTAGGCGGGCTTGACAGACCGACAGATGGTCGTGTCTTTGTTGAGGGCATGGATATTACAAGATTGAGCAACAGCAAGCTTGCGGATTTGAGGGCAGAAAAGATAGGATTTGTCTTTCAGTTCTTCAACCTCCTCCAAAACCTCACAGCAGAGGAGAATGTGGAGACTGCCATGATGTTTTCAAAAAATAGGAACAAATATAAGGAAAAGGCCTCAGGGCTTTTATCATTAGTCGGTCTTTCAGACAAGCTTGATGCAAAGCCATCTGAATTATCAGGCGGGCAGCAGCAGAGGGTTGCCATTGCACGGGCACTTGCAAACGACCCCGATATATTGTTAATGGATGAACCAACAGGAAACCTCGACTCAGAATCCGAGACAGAGGTCATTGGTCACATTTCCGAGTTGCATAAAAAAGGGAAGACCATTGTTATCGTTACCCACAATGGAGAAATAGCAAAAAAGGCAGAGATGGTTTTCAATATCAGGGACGGAAAGCTTAAGGGGTAG
- a CDS encoding MerR family transcriptional regulator produces the protein MKRFFIGDIAKKFGLNPRTIRYYEAIGILPKATRTESGYRVYTDETIERLEFILKAKTLGLKLSEIKEIVLLHEKGEVPCECTKEFIRNKISEIEDKINNLTELKERLAKLLKLKKYKSLPKFICPIIESEKTS, from the coding sequence ATGAAAAGATTCTTTATCGGAGATATAGCGAAGAAGTTTGGATTGAATCCACGCACCATCAGGTATTATGAAGCGATTGGAATTCTTCCAAAGGCAACAAGGACAGAAAGCGGCTACAGGGTTTATACTGATGAGACTATTGAAAGATTGGAGTTTATCCTCAAAGCCAAAACCCTCGGCCTCAAGCTCAGCGAGATAAAAGAAATAGTGCTGCTCCATGAGAAAGGCGAAGTTCCGTGTGAATGCACAAAGGAGTTTATCAGAAATAAAATCTCAGAGATTGAAGATAAGATTAACAACCTGACAGAGTTGAAAGAAAGACTCGCCAAACTTTTAAAACTTAAAAAATACAAGTCTCTCCCCAAATTCAT